A window of Mucilaginibacter sp. PAMC 26640 contains these coding sequences:
- a CDS encoding hydroxyacid dehydrogenase, giving the protein METINTEKIAAKGYGASGSLFGGETLELMEFERDAPKDNEVLIEVLYCGVCHSDVHQVENDWKNTLYPCVPGHEVVGKITYAGSAVTKFKVGDTVGVGCMIDSCKSCSACHEGEEQFCEHPHGPTMTYNGYFVADGSGYNTFGGYANNLVVREDFVLSIPEGLDVAKVAPILCAGVTTYSPLNHWKVKAGDKVAIVGIGGLGHMGVMIAKAMGAEVTAITTKEEKRELALELGADKVIVSENEDEMKQFEKYFNFILVTIPDPFDVTPYISLMRRRGSLVTVGLLAPYKEPLNNMEMASQGRSIGGSLIGGIAETQEVLDFCAKHNILPLVEMISIEDINDAYTKIKDEDVRFRYVIDMQSLKQ; this is encoded by the coding sequence ATGGAAACGATAAACACAGAAAAAATTGCAGCTAAAGGCTATGGTGCCTCGGGCAGCCTGTTTGGGGGAGAAACCCTTGAACTTATGGAGTTTGAACGCGATGCACCTAAAGATAATGAGGTGCTGATTGAAGTACTTTATTGCGGCGTGTGCCACAGTGACGTACACCAGGTAGAAAACGACTGGAAAAACACGCTCTATCCATGTGTACCGGGCCATGAGGTAGTGGGTAAAATTACTTATGCAGGCAGTGCGGTAACCAAATTTAAGGTAGGCGATACCGTTGGTGTAGGCTGTATGATAGATAGTTGTAAAAGCTGTTCGGCCTGCCACGAAGGAGAAGAGCAATTTTGTGAGCATCCGCATGGGCCTACCATGACCTATAACGGCTATTTTGTAGCTGACGGAAGCGGATATAACACCTTTGGCGGTTACGCTAACAACCTGGTGGTACGCGAGGATTTTGTGCTGAGCATTCCGGAAGGCTTGGATGTGGCTAAAGTTGCACCTATCCTTTGCGCAGGTGTTACTACTTATTCCCCGCTTAATCACTGGAAAGTAAAGGCAGGTGACAAAGTTGCGATTGTGGGTATCGGCGGTTTGGGCCACATGGGTGTAATGATAGCCAAGGCCATGGGCGCCGAGGTTACCGCGATTACCACTAAAGAAGAAAAACGTGAACTGGCGCTGGAATTAGGCGCGGATAAAGTGATCGTATCAGAAAATGAAGATGAAATGAAGCAGTTTGAAAAATACTTCAACTTTATTTTGGTAACCATCCCCGATCCGTTTGATGTAACCCCATACATTTCATTGATGCGTCGCCGCGGATCTTTAGTTACCGTTGGATTACTGGCACCTTACAAAGAGCCACTGAACAATATGGAGATGGCCAGCCAGGGCCGCAGCATCGGCGGATCATTAATAGGTGGTATTGCCGAAACCCAGGAAGTGCTTGATTTTTGTGCCAAACATAACATTTTACCATTGGTAGAGATGATCAGCATTGAGGATATCAACGATGCCTATACAAAAATTAAAGACGAAGACGTGCGTTTCCGTTATGTAATAGATATGCAATCCTTAAAACAATAA
- a CDS encoding error-prone DNA polymerase yields the protein MQYAELQVTSNFTFLRGASHPEEMVQQADIYGYTAIAVTDRNTFAGIVRAHVAAKKLRNSREDEGEKEKSIRFIPACRIDLLDGPSLMAYPTDTAAYSRLSNLLTIGNLRAEKGECHLYKADVYTHAEGIKLIVVPPDSLTETFNFEATFLQDLADYRRAFGDNLYLAASRSYNGNDEKRLHRLSKLGVPLVATNDAHYHVAERRELQDILTCVREKCTIQNAGFRLHENAERHLKPVEEMHRLFQKYPEAIENALAIAEACKFSLDSLKYIYPEEITSEGRTPQQELVHLAWKGANEKFNNEIPQKVRENIEMELDFMEKKNYASYFLTVYDYVRFAREQGILCQGRGSAANSVVCYCLGITSVDPSKFNLLFARFMSDARDEPPDIDVDFEHERREEVIQYIYNKYGRHRSAIVATVTQERYKGAIRDVGKAMGLSVDTINRFSSAVWHFDEEFLEGSQLEEQGLNPHDPHLKKVLQLIGQLIGFPRQLGQHTGGFVITQGKLSDLCPIMNARMEDRTCVEWNKDDIDALGFLKVDVLGLGMLTCIRKAFDLAKDHYGKDLTLAEINKEDDPKVYEMIQQADTLGVFQIESRAQMSMLPRLKPAKFYDLVIEVAIVRPGPIQGDMVHPYLRRRNKEEAEEYPKEELRAILGRTLGVPLFQEQAMEIAIVAAGFTPAEADELRRSMATFKAKGLVSAFQKKLVTGMTDRGYEESFAKRVFKQLEGFGSYGFPESHAASFALLVYVSCWLKCYYPDVFACALLNSLPMGFYQPAQIVIDARKHGVEVRPADINLSFWDNTLETGEDKYRPLRIGLRQIKGLREEDMQLLVRAKPMGGYKTITQLQHAGISQAAMERLADGDAFRSIGLDRRQALWEVAALADAPVALFAGQPSESVIETQVSLPLMAASEHVIQDYATTALSLKAHPVSFVREKLSLLRISSTKELDGIANGATVRVAGLVLVRQRPGTAKGVCFITIEDETGFSNLVVFESLFDKYRKEILQARLLMVEGTLQREGIVVHVIVKRCFDLTKLMRGLTKNNKEDLPVLTLARGDETTKPYHGDGNRPSRDDPQKEVFYGGRNFK from the coding sequence ATGCAATACGCAGAATTACAGGTAACCAGCAATTTCACTTTCTTGAGGGGGGCATCTCACCCCGAAGAAATGGTGCAACAGGCAGATATATACGGTTATACGGCTATCGCTGTAACAGATCGGAATACTTTTGCAGGGATTGTGCGCGCCCATGTGGCTGCTAAAAAACTCAGAAATAGCAGGGAGGATGAAGGCGAAAAGGAAAAGAGCATTCGTTTTATTCCTGCCTGCCGGATCGACCTGCTAGATGGTCCCAGCCTGATGGCTTACCCTACCGACACGGCTGCTTACAGCAGGCTATCTAATTTGCTTACCATCGGCAACCTGCGTGCAGAAAAAGGAGAATGCCATTTATACAAAGCAGATGTATACACGCATGCCGAAGGCATAAAGCTTATTGTGGTGCCGCCGGATAGTTTAACCGAAACCTTTAATTTCGAGGCTACATTTTTACAGGATCTGGCCGATTATCGCCGGGCTTTTGGTGATAACCTCTATTTGGCAGCATCGCGCAGCTATAATGGCAATGATGAAAAAAGATTACATCGCCTCTCTAAACTGGGGGTGCCATTAGTAGCCACTAATGATGCCCACTATCATGTTGCCGAACGGCGTGAACTCCAGGATATACTCACTTGTGTGCGCGAAAAGTGCACCATCCAGAATGCGGGTTTCAGGCTGCATGAAAATGCAGAGCGGCATTTAAAGCCCGTTGAAGAAATGCACCGTTTGTTTCAAAAATACCCGGAGGCAATTGAAAATGCCTTAGCCATTGCCGAAGCCTGTAAATTTTCTTTAGACAGTCTCAAATATATTTATCCCGAAGAAATTACCAGCGAAGGGCGTACCCCGCAGCAGGAACTGGTACACCTGGCATGGAAAGGCGCCAATGAAAAATTCAATAATGAAATTCCCCAAAAGGTGAGGGAAAATATTGAAATGGAGCTGGACTTTATGGAGAAAAAAAATTATGCCTCCTATTTTTTAACGGTTTATGATTATGTGCGCTTTGCACGCGAGCAGGGCATCCTTTGCCAGGGGCGGGGCTCTGCGGCCAATTCTGTGGTGTGCTATTGTTTGGGTATCACCTCGGTAGATCCCTCTAAATTCAACCTGCTTTTTGCCAGGTTTATGTCGGATGCGCGGGACGAACCGCCTGACATCGATGTGGATTTCGAACATGAACGAAGGGAGGAAGTGATCCAGTATATCTATAATAAATACGGCCGGCACCGGTCGGCCATTGTGGCAACCGTTACGCAGGAGCGATATAAAGGCGCTATTCGCGATGTAGGGAAGGCCATGGGGCTTTCGGTTGATACCATTAACCGCTTTTCCAGCGCGGTATGGCATTTCGATGAGGAGTTTTTGGAGGGCAGTCAGTTAGAAGAACAGGGCCTGAACCCTCATGATCCGCATTTGAAAAAAGTGTTGCAGCTGATCGGTCAGCTCATTGGCTTTCCGCGGCAGCTGGGGCAGCATACGGGTGGCTTTGTAATTACGCAGGGTAAACTATCAGATCTGTGCCCTATTATGAATGCCCGGATGGAAGACCGTACCTGCGTGGAGTGGAACAAGGATGATATTGATGCGCTGGGCTTTTTAAAGGTGGATGTGCTGGGCCTGGGGATGCTCACCTGTATCCGCAAAGCGTTTGATCTGGCAAAAGATCATTATGGTAAAGATCTTACGCTGGCGGAGATCAATAAGGAGGATGATCCCAAAGTGTATGAAATGATTCAGCAGGCAGATACCCTGGGCGTTTTTCAGATAGAAAGCCGCGCGCAAATGTCTATGCTTCCCCGCCTCAAACCGGCAAAGTTCTATGATCTGGTGATTGAGGTAGCCATTGTTCGCCCAGGGCCGATACAGGGAGATATGGTGCACCCATACCTGCGCAGGCGCAATAAAGAAGAAGCGGAAGAGTATCCAAAAGAAGAATTAAGGGCGATTTTAGGGCGAACGCTCGGGGTACCGCTCTTTCAGGAGCAGGCTATGGAAATTGCTATTGTAGCAGCCGGTTTTACACCAGCCGAAGCAGATGAACTGCGCCGTAGCATGGCTACTTTTAAGGCAAAAGGACTGGTGAGTGCTTTTCAGAAAAAGCTGGTGACAGGTATGACGGATAGGGGATATGAAGAGTCATTTGCTAAAAGAGTATTTAAACAACTTGAGGGATTTGGTAGCTACGGTTTCCCGGAGAGCCATGCCGCGAGTTTTGCCTTGCTGGTATACGTTTCCTGCTGGCTTAAATGTTATTACCCTGATGTATTTGCCTGTGCCTTGCTCAATAGTTTGCCTATGGGTTTTTATCAGCCTGCACAAATTGTGATAGATGCCCGTAAACATGGGGTAGAAGTAAGGCCGGCAGATATCAACCTTTCCTTTTGGGATAATACACTGGAAACAGGCGAGGATAAATACCGCCCGCTAAGGATTGGTTTGCGGCAGATAAAAGGCCTGCGGGAAGAAGATATGCAGCTGTTGGTACGGGCCAAACCAATGGGCGGTTATAAAACCATTACACAATTGCAGCATGCCGGGATTTCCCAGGCCGCAATGGAACGGCTGGCCGATGGTGACGCTTTCCGGTCCATTGGGTTAGACAGGCGACAAGCGCTTTGGGAAGTAGCTGCACTGGCAGATGCCCCGGTTGCGTTATTTGCCGGTCAGCCTTCAGAAAGTGTGATAGAAACGCAGGTGTCTCTGCCCTTAATGGCCGCATCAGAACATGTGATACAAGATTACGCTACTACAGCACTTTCGCTAAAAGCACATCCGGTAAGTTTTGTGCGCGAAAAACTGAGCTTACTGCGTATCTCTTCCACTAAAGAGCTGGATGGCATAGCCAATGGTGCAACCGTTAGAGTTGCCGGTTTGGTATTGGTGCGGCAAAGGCCCGGTACGGCCAAAGGGGTGTGTTTTATTACCATAGAAGATGAAACCGGTTTCTCTAACCTGGTGGTGTTTGAAAGCCTTTTTGATAAATACCGTAAGGAAATACTCCAGGCACGCCTGCTGATGGTAGAGGGTACCTTACAGCGCGAAGGAATTGTGGTACACGTAATTGTAAAGCGCTGTTTCGATCTTACCAAACTAATGCGAGGCCTCACCAAAAATAACAAAGAAGATTTGCCGGTATTGACGCTGGCCCGTGGCGATGAAACTACCAAACCATATCACGGCGACGGTAACCGCCCATCGCGTGATGATCCCCAAAAGGAGGTGTTTTACGGAGGAAGAAATTTTAAGTAG
- a CDS encoding nucleotidyltransferase, with amino-acid sequence MQRRFVSIWFRYLTTDWLTLRRPELKDLPLIFSAPDHGRMLIVAANLKAMEEGVVIGMPVADAKAIISDLQVFDEKPGRAAKLLKGLGEWCTRYTPIIATDLPDGLMLDVSGCTHLWGSERDYLKEIVNRLRSKGYDVRAAMADTAGAAWAIARYGKVTPIIKTGEHAAALLSLPPIALRLEPVVLQRLQKLGLNTIGNFINMPRSVLRRRFGEHFLLRLAQALGQADEVLQPLHIIPPYQERLPCMEPIRTVVGIEIAITRLLEALCKRLHQEGKGIRVAVLKGYRIDGKLEQVQIGTNRATYNINHLFKLLGLKIASIEPALGIELFVLEATKVEDVSLVQEAMWAGKPGLDDVGVIELLDRLAGKVGADTIHRYLPDEHYWPERSIKKAVSLEDKPAINWRSDKPRPVRLLPRPEAIEVAAPIPDYPPIVFIYKNQRHHIKRADGPERIEREWWLEGGQHRDYYNVEDQDGQRYWLFRLGHYQPDGSNQWFIHGFFA; translated from the coding sequence ATGCAGCGCCGCTTTGTATCCATATGGTTCAGGTATTTAACTACCGACTGGCTCACGCTCCGCCGACCAGAACTGAAGGACCTGCCCCTTATATTCTCCGCGCCGGATCATGGCCGTATGCTTATTGTTGCGGCTAACCTTAAAGCGATGGAAGAGGGTGTAGTTATAGGAATGCCTGTTGCAGATGCCAAAGCCATTATTAGTGATTTGCAGGTGTTTGATGAAAAGCCCGGTCGTGCGGCCAAATTGTTAAAAGGCCTGGGCGAGTGGTGTACCAGGTATACGCCCATTATCGCTACCGATCTGCCGGATGGGCTGATGCTGGATGTAAGCGGCTGCACACATCTTTGGGGCAGTGAACGCGATTATCTGAAAGAAATAGTTAACCGCCTGCGCAGTAAAGGCTATGATGTACGCGCCGCCATGGCTGATACCGCGGGCGCTGCATGGGCCATTGCCCGTTATGGCAAAGTAACGCCTATTATTAAAACCGGTGAGCATGCTGCAGCACTGCTTAGCTTACCGCCGATAGCTTTAAGGCTGGAGCCTGTGGTTTTACAGCGGCTGCAAAAGCTGGGTTTAAACACCATCGGCAATTTTATCAATATGCCGCGCTCGGTATTGCGCAGGCGTTTCGGCGAGCATTTTTTGCTGCGGCTGGCCCAGGCATTAGGGCAGGCAGATGAAGTTTTGCAGCCCCTGCATATCATTCCGCCCTACCAGGAACGCCTGCCTTGTATGGAACCTATCCGTACCGTTGTAGGCATTGAGATTGCTATTACCCGTTTGCTGGAAGCGCTGTGCAAGCGGCTGCATCAGGAAGGTAAAGGCATTAGGGTAGCGGTGCTGAAGGGTTACCGCATTGATGGCAAATTGGAGCAGGTACAAATCGGTACCAACCGGGCCACCTATAATATTAATCATCTTTTTAAACTGCTGGGGCTTAAAATTGCTTCGATTGAACCAGCTTTAGGGATAGAGCTTTTTGTATTGGAGGCCACCAAAGTGGAAGATGTATCACTGGTGCAGGAGGCAATGTGGGCCGGTAAACCGGGTTTGGATGATGTGGGCGTAATTGAGCTGCTGGACAGGCTGGCCGGCAAAGTAGGAGCAGATACCATACACCGTTACCTGCCCGATGAGCATTACTGGCCCGAACGCAGTATTAAGAAGGCAGTATCACTGGAAGACAAGCCGGCCATTAACTGGCGGAGCGATAAACCCAGACCAGTGCGGTTACTACCCCGGCCCGAAGCTATTGAAGTGGCCGCCCCCATTCCGGATTATCCGCCGATTGTATTTATATACAAAAATCAGCGGCACCATATAAAACGAGCCGACGGCCCCGAACGCATAGAACGCGAATGGTGGCTGGAAGGCGGGCAGCACCGCGATTACTATAATGTAGAAGATCAGGATGGGCAGCGGTACTGGTTGTTCAGGCTGGGACATTACCAGCCAGATGGCAGCAACCAGTGGTTTATTCATGGTTTTTTTGCCTGA